One segment of Curtobacterium poinsettiae DNA contains the following:
- a CDS encoding CE1759 family FMN reductase — protein MTTIAVVSAGLSEPSSTRLLADRLGEAAVASLVAEGTPAHVVHVELRPLAHEITDAMLTGFAAPALSAAMAAVVEADAVVFVTPIFTAGVSGLAKSFLDVLDKDSMADMPVLLGATGGTSRHSLAIDHAVRPVFAYLRAAIVPTGVFAATDDWGTDGDAAALDGRIRRAGADLAWAIRASRRAPREADALPATPDFASLLGDLGH, from the coding sequence ATGACCACCATCGCCGTCGTCTCCGCCGGGCTCTCCGAGCCCAGCTCCACCCGCCTGCTCGCCGACCGTCTGGGGGAGGCCGCCGTGGCGTCGCTCGTCGCCGAGGGCACCCCGGCACACGTCGTGCACGTCGAGCTCCGGCCGCTCGCGCACGAGATCACCGACGCGATGCTCACCGGTTTCGCTGCCCCGGCGCTCTCCGCAGCGATGGCCGCCGTGGTCGAGGCAGACGCCGTCGTGTTCGTCACGCCGATCTTCACCGCCGGCGTCAGCGGACTGGCCAAGTCGTTCCTGGACGTGCTCGACAAGGACTCGATGGCCGACATGCCCGTCCTGCTCGGTGCCACCGGCGGGACCTCGCGGCACTCCCTCGCGATCGACCACGCCGTACGGCCGGTCTTCGCGTACCTGCGCGCAGCGATCGTGCCCACCGGGGTCTTCGCCGCGACCGACGACTGGGGGACCGACGGTGACGCGGCCGCCCTGGACGGTCGCATCCGCCGGGCCGGAGCCGACCTGGCCTGGGCGATCCGGGCCTCCAGGCGGGCGCCGCGGGAAGCCGACGCGCTCCCCGCGACCCCGGACTTCGCGAGCCTGCTCGGCGACCTCGGCCACTGA
- the rpsO gene encoding 30S ribosomal protein S15 encodes MALDAQVKQEIIEEYATHPGDTGSPEVQVAVLTRRINDLNEHLKEHKHDHHSRRGLLLMVGQRRRLLGYLSDVDIARYRTLIERLGLRR; translated from the coding sequence ATGGCACTTGACGCACAGGTCAAGCAGGAGATCATCGAAGAGTACGCGACCCACCCGGGCGACACCGGATCCCCCGAGGTCCAGGTCGCCGTTCTGACGCGTCGTATCAACGACCTGAACGAGCACCTCAAGGAGCACAAGCACGACCACCACTCGCGTCGTGGCCTGCTCCTCATGGTCGGTCAGCGTCGCCGTCTCCTCGGCTACCTCTCCGACGTCGACATCGCCCGCTACCGCACGCTCATCGAGCGCCTCGGCCTGCGTCGCTAG